Proteins encoded in a region of the Burkholderia ubonensis subsp. mesacidophila genome:
- the pelF gene encoding GT4 family glycosyltransferase PelF, with protein sequence MMRDSGLETPPGTRPATVTDALGNVLPRAASADIGLLLEGTYPYVSGGVSSWVHDIIRAFPEYTFGLCFLGSKPDDYPKMAYPLPANVVHVELHYLYDADPPAGQVRSVHGNRDAFERIALLHEQLRRPADAPLDNRLVRRIVDDLTDEHRLDEAQFLYSQEAWTFLTDQYRAYCSDPSFSDYFWSVRLMHRPLWQLARIAGQLIPMRLYHAVSTGYAGFLGALLRHRQGRPLLISEHGIYTKERKIELFQSQWIHDNRNLIEYDASHIGYFHEMWARFFEALGKMTYAAADDIVALYEGNRRRQIVDGAPPPKTHTVPNGVDLRRLAPLRQRRPANAPKVLCLIGRVVPIKDVKTFIRAMLTVVRAMPDAEAWIAGPESEDPAYAAECRELIDRLGLAGKVTLLGMQRIDELLPKIGVLVLSSISEALPLVILEAFAAGVPVVTTDVGACCELIHGADADDAALGSAGRLVPIADPAALAHEALALLADDHAWRAAQAAGIARVERFYSQERMVGAYRALYSTLAGAPDRRMPDPGRVVGAASACPYAGARPAAHG encoded by the coding sequence ATGATGCGCGACTCCGGTCTCGAAACGCCACCCGGCACCCGGCCGGCCACCGTCACCGATGCGCTCGGCAACGTGCTGCCGCGCGCCGCGTCCGCCGACATCGGGCTGCTGCTCGAGGGCACCTATCCGTACGTGAGCGGCGGCGTTTCTTCATGGGTGCACGACATCATCCGCGCGTTTCCCGAGTACACCTTCGGCCTGTGCTTTCTCGGCAGCAAGCCGGACGACTATCCGAAGATGGCCTACCCGCTGCCGGCCAACGTCGTCCACGTCGAGCTTCACTACCTGTACGACGCCGATCCGCCGGCCGGGCAGGTGCGCAGCGTGCACGGCAACCGCGACGCGTTCGAGCGGATCGCGCTGCTGCACGAGCAGCTCCGGCGGCCCGCCGACGCGCCGCTCGACAACCGGCTCGTGCGGCGCATCGTCGACGACCTGACCGACGAGCACCGGCTCGACGAGGCGCAGTTCCTGTACAGCCAGGAAGCGTGGACGTTCCTGACCGACCAGTACCGCGCGTACTGCAGCGATCCGTCGTTCTCCGACTATTTCTGGTCCGTGCGCCTGATGCACCGGCCGCTGTGGCAGCTCGCGCGCATCGCCGGGCAGTTGATCCCGATGCGCCTGTATCACGCGGTGTCGACCGGCTACGCGGGCTTTCTCGGCGCGCTGCTGCGACACCGCCAGGGGCGGCCGCTGCTGATCTCCGAGCACGGCATCTACACGAAGGAACGCAAGATCGAGCTGTTCCAGAGCCAGTGGATCCACGACAACCGCAACCTGATCGAATACGACGCGTCGCATATCGGCTACTTCCACGAGATGTGGGCCCGCTTCTTCGAAGCGCTCGGCAAGATGACCTACGCGGCCGCCGACGACATCGTCGCGCTGTACGAAGGCAACCGGCGCCGCCAGATCGTCGACGGCGCGCCGCCGCCGAAGACGCACACGGTGCCGAACGGCGTCGACCTGCGCCGCCTCGCGCCGCTGCGCCAGCGGCGGCCCGCGAACGCGCCGAAGGTGCTGTGCCTGATCGGGCGCGTCGTGCCGATCAAGGACGTGAAGACCTTCATTCGCGCGATGCTGACCGTGGTGCGGGCGATGCCGGATGCCGAGGCCTGGATCGCCGGGCCGGAAAGCGAAGACCCGGCGTACGCGGCCGAGTGCCGCGAGCTGATCGACCGCCTCGGTCTCGCGGGCAAGGTGACGCTGCTCGGCATGCAGCGCATCGACGAGCTGCTGCCGAAGATCGGCGTGCTGGTGTTGAGCTCGATCTCGGAGGCGCTGCCGCTCGTGATCCTCGAGGCGTTCGCCGCGGGCGTGCCGGTCGTCACGACCGACGTCGGCGCGTGCTGCGAGCTGATTCACGGCGCGGACGCCGACGACGCCGCACTCGGCTCCGCGGGCCGGCTCGTGCCGATCGCGGACCCGGCCGCGCTCGCGCACGAGGCGCTCGCGCTGCTCGCCGACGACCACGCGTGGCGCGCGGCGCAAGCCGCCGGCATCGCGCGCGTCGAGCGCTTCTATTCGCAGGAGCGGATGGTCGGCGCCTATCGCGCGCTGTACTCGACGCTGGCCGGCGCGCCGGACCGGCGCATGCCGGATCCGGGACGCGTGGTCGGCGCCGCGTCGGCGTGTCCATACGCGGGCGCGCGGCCAGCGGCGCACGGCTAG
- a CDS encoding HAD family hydrolase — MTDRIVAAFDFDGTITTSDSFRHFVRHAIGTPRFAWAGLRALPWIAAMKAGRISRGDAKAKFAWFAFGPMREDALDAAARRFVETDLPRLVRPEMLERIREHRARGHELVLVSASPSLYLEKWAKTAGFDAVLATRLAFERGAFAGRLDGENCWGPQKVVRLSAWWGENPPQQLFAYGDSRGDKEMAERANWAWIRGQGPMPPIDA; from the coding sequence ATGACCGACCGCATCGTTGCCGCGTTTGACTTCGACGGCACCATCACCACGTCCGACAGCTTCCGCCACTTCGTCCGCCACGCGATCGGCACGCCGCGCTTCGCGTGGGCGGGGCTGCGCGCGCTGCCGTGGATCGCCGCGATGAAGGCGGGGCGCATCTCGCGCGGCGACGCGAAGGCGAAGTTCGCGTGGTTCGCGTTCGGACCGATGCGCGAGGACGCGCTGGATGCGGCCGCGCGCCGTTTCGTCGAGACGGACCTGCCGCGGCTCGTGCGGCCCGAGATGCTCGAGCGGATTCGCGAGCATCGCGCGCGCGGCCACGAACTCGTGCTGGTCAGCGCATCGCCGTCGCTGTACCTCGAGAAGTGGGCGAAGACGGCCGGCTTCGACGCGGTGCTCGCGACGCGGCTCGCGTTCGAGCGCGGCGCGTTCGCCGGCCGGCTCGACGGCGAGAACTGCTGGGGGCCGCAGAAGGTCGTGCGGCTGAGCGCGTGGTGGGGCGAAAATCCGCCGCAGCAGCTGTTCGCGTATGGCGACAGCCGCGGCGACAAGGAAATGGCCGAGCGCGCGAACTGGGCGTGGATTCGCGGGCAGGGGCCGATGCCGCCGATCGATGCGTGA
- a CDS encoding GspE/PulE family protein, whose translation MDTVTTPSEALPEAGAELRDTLRALAERHGSGIRALEELMARTSLGADELRTQLAAQFRMKPIGMRELNRLEPDFDVVSFVDATARLCVCFRDPEGGDALLFALADPLDARTRGWVEHRMRARPAVPYGWALASAGDLNAYLTVREKDVRAMDSLAFDDTIPCAADPASLALTLQGISSDDSPVVRLLNSTIYDALKMLASDIHLECRANGLMIKCRVDGVLTVVGRIDGRDVADQVLSRVKVISELDIAERRVPQDGRFKAQYAGREIDFRVSIMPNQFGEDAVLRILDRYQLSQAAGGLTLEALGFQPADTRFMRAIASMPYGMLLVTGPTGSGKTTTLYAILTEINDGLEKIVTIEDPVEYQLGEILQIPVNEAKGLTFARGLRSILRHDPDKIMVGEIRDPETAQIAVQAALTGHQVFTTVHANNVFDVIGRFTNMEVDPYSFVSALNGVVAQRLLRQCCPDCLTEDKVDADALVRSGIDPDATGGYLFRRGAGCAMCRGSGYRGRRAIAEALRMNDELRQLLSERAPLGHIKAAALRCGMTTLRSAAIELVRRGETTLEEINRVTMVE comes from the coding sequence GTGGATACCGTCACGACACCATCGGAAGCCCTCCCCGAAGCGGGAGCCGAACTGCGCGACACGCTGCGCGCGCTCGCCGAGCGGCACGGTTCCGGCATTCGCGCGCTCGAGGAGCTGATGGCGCGCACGTCGCTCGGCGCGGACGAGCTGCGCACGCAGCTCGCCGCGCAATTCCGGATGAAGCCGATCGGCATGCGCGAGCTGAACCGGCTCGAGCCGGATTTCGACGTGGTGTCGTTCGTCGACGCGACGGCGCGGCTGTGCGTGTGCTTCCGCGATCCGGAAGGCGGCGACGCGTTGCTGTTCGCGCTCGCCGATCCGCTCGATGCGCGCACCCGCGGCTGGGTCGAGCACCGGATGCGCGCGCGGCCGGCGGTGCCGTACGGCTGGGCGCTCGCGAGCGCGGGCGACCTCAATGCGTACCTGACCGTGCGCGAGAAGGACGTGCGCGCGATGGACTCGCTCGCGTTCGACGATACGATCCCGTGCGCCGCCGACCCGGCATCGCTCGCGCTGACGCTGCAGGGCATCAGCAGCGACGACAGCCCGGTGGTGCGGCTGCTCAACTCGACGATCTACGACGCGCTCAAGATGCTCGCGAGCGACATCCACCTCGAATGCCGCGCGAACGGGCTGATGATCAAGTGCCGCGTCGACGGCGTGCTCACCGTGGTGGGCCGCATCGACGGGCGCGACGTCGCGGACCAGGTGCTGTCGCGCGTGAAGGTGATTTCCGAGCTCGACATCGCGGAGCGCCGCGTGCCGCAGGACGGGCGCTTCAAGGCGCAGTACGCGGGGCGCGAGATCGATTTCCGCGTGTCGATCATGCCGAACCAGTTCGGCGAGGACGCGGTGCTGCGGATTCTCGACCGCTACCAGCTCTCGCAGGCCGCGGGCGGCCTGACGCTCGAGGCGCTCGGCTTCCAGCCGGCCGACACGCGCTTCATGCGCGCGATCGCGTCGATGCCGTACGGGATGCTGCTCGTCACCGGGCCGACCGGCAGCGGCAAGACCACGACGCTCTACGCGATCCTCACCGAGATCAACGACGGCCTCGAGAAGATCGTGACGATCGAGGACCCGGTCGAATACCAGCTCGGCGAGATCCTGCAGATTCCGGTGAACGAAGCGAAGGGCCTGACGTTCGCGCGCGGGCTGCGCTCGATCCTGCGGCACGACCCGGACAAGATCATGGTCGGCGAGATCCGCGATCCGGAAACCGCGCAGATCGCCGTGCAGGCCGCGCTGACCGGGCACCAGGTGTTCACCACCGTGCATGCGAACAACGTGTTCGACGTGATCGGCCGCTTCACGAACATGGAGGTCGATCCGTACAGCTTCGTGTCCGCGCTCAACGGCGTGGTCGCGCAGCGGCTGTTGCGCCAGTGCTGCCCGGATTGCCTGACCGAGGACAAGGTCGATGCCGATGCGCTCGTGCGCTCCGGCATCGACCCGGACGCGACCGGCGGCTACCTGTTTCGCCGTGGCGCGGGCTGTGCGATGTGCCGCGGCAGCGGCTATCGCGGGCGGCGTGCGATCGCAGAGGCGCTGCGCATGAACGACGAGCTGCGGCAGCTGCTGTCGGAGCGCGCGCCGCTCGGGCACATCAAGGCGGCGGCGCTGCGCTGCGGGATGACGACGCTGCGCTCGGCGGCGATCGAGCTGGTCAGGCGCGGCGAAACGACACTCGAGGAGATCAACCGTGTCACGATGGTTGAATAG
- a CDS encoding type II secretion system protein → MATRNGTTRVGGTGRHGRRGFTLIEMVITLALVGILALAIMPFSELIVQRQKEQELGAALREIRTALDAYKDASDAGKIEKEADASGYPPSLIVLVTGVKDARDPKGGLLMFLRSVPRDPFFAGDPDTPAEETWNVRAYGQPPDQASGVPSAELSGSDAAGKDVFDVTSKSVRVGINGIPYRQW, encoded by the coding sequence GTGGCCACCCGCAACGGCACGACGCGCGTCGGCGGCACCGGTCGTCACGGCCGGCGCGGCTTCACGCTGATCGAGATGGTGATCACGCTCGCGCTCGTGGGCATCCTCGCGCTCGCGATCATGCCGTTTTCCGAGCTGATCGTGCAGCGGCAGAAGGAGCAGGAACTGGGCGCCGCGTTGCGCGAGATCCGCACCGCGCTCGACGCGTACAAGGACGCGAGCGACGCGGGGAAGATCGAGAAAGAGGCGGACGCGTCCGGCTATCCGCCGTCGCTGATCGTGCTCGTGACGGGCGTGAAGGACGCGCGCGATCCCAAAGGCGGCCTGCTGATGTTCCTGCGCAGCGTGCCGCGCGATCCGTTCTTCGCCGGCGACCCGGATACGCCGGCCGAGGAGACCTGGAACGTGCGCGCGTACGGCCAGCCGCCGGATCAGGCGTCCGGCGTGCCGTCCGCTGAATTGTCCGGGAGCGACGCGGCAGGCAAGGACGTGTTCGACGTGACGTCGAAATCCGTGCGCGTCGGCATCAACGGCATCCCGTACAGACAATGGTGA
- a CDS encoding type II secretion system protein, protein MSAAGRAACRPRAARQRGLVLLALLIALMLMSIALAGALDVWALQRRREEEKQLLFAGDQYRKAIVRYYRLARAYPASVDDLVDDTRFPKPLHHLRRAYPDPLTGRPDWMFLWRADRFYGVYSSVDQATVKRAGFPRRYADFEGEETYGKWKFLYLAPGLAMPADAAAPAAASAAPATAASAPSLSGFGGYLPGQQRSGFR, encoded by the coding sequence ATGAGCGCGGCCGGCCGGGCCGCGTGCCGCCCGCGTGCCGCGCGTCAGCGCGGGCTCGTGCTGCTCGCGCTGCTGATCGCGCTGATGCTGATGTCGATCGCGCTGGCGGGCGCGCTGGACGTGTGGGCGCTGCAGCGGCGCCGCGAAGAGGAGAAGCAGCTGCTGTTCGCCGGCGATCAGTACCGCAAGGCGATCGTGCGCTACTACCGCCTGGCTCGCGCGTATCCGGCCAGCGTCGACGATCTGGTCGACGACACCCGCTTCCCGAAGCCGCTGCATCATCTGCGGCGCGCGTATCCGGATCCGCTGACCGGACGGCCCGACTGGATGTTCCTGTGGCGAGCCGACCGCTTCTACGGCGTCTACAGCAGCGTCGACCAGGCCACCGTCAAGCGCGCGGGCTTTCCGCGGAGATACGCGGATTTCGAGGGCGAGGAGACCTACGGGAAGTGGAAGTTCCTTTACCTCGCGCCGGGCCTGGCGATGCCGGCCGATGCGGCGGCGCCGGCTGCGGCATCGGCGGCGCCCGCCACGGCGGCCAGCGCGCCGAGCCTGTCCGGGTTCGGCGGGTATCTGCCGGGGCAGCAGCGGTCCGGATTTCGGTGA
- a CDS encoding type IV pilus secretin PilQ, with protein sequence MKPSRTQGARRDGSGGPSTRLLPVTPFDSRCMPASRIATKRALAIAVAVLACGGCAHVPNLHDDPTNAQVKIDAMHDRDAEINQLLDNADRLRQESQFDAAARSVYMATELDPASERARKLGAMIEQDRKHLGILQEADRMMQRGSYAQAADRVHRVLVENPANAMAQRMQRELDEKRRQQHAERDDKLAASSIMRTPVSLQFRDANVRMVFEALSRTSGLNVIFDRDVRADLKTTIFVQNASLQDTVDMILLQNQLDKKQMNANTLFIYPATPAKELEYQELKVRTFQLSNVDAKQIQSLLKNLLKVKEVVIDERANTVTIRGTPDMIKVADEMIAAQDLPEPEVMLEVEVLEVSHERMSQLGINWPNTFTASTPSTANTWGALHHLPVNALNVSGLSATADFKLTDTDANLLASPRIRARNKEKARIMIGDKVPVISSSSTPSTSGPSFTQMIQYLDVGIKLEVEPQVYRDGDVGIKLNLEVSNITNTIQSGNSQGLSSLAYQIGTRSASTSLRLRDGETQIMGGLISDEDRRNANKVPGLGQLPLLGRLFSDHEGDHKKTEIVLQITPHIVRPQVAADADTQEVWSGTDVNVHADELRLDPVALNAEAPAATPAADAAARPKARPVPGSVGGGTSGASAASALGAAATRALPSPESGAFGQMPAAPRTTPPPEPYGGRFSRQQPALPAPAAAPAKGAEAAQGAAPAGGAPQAAEPTGNEAEPAPGATVTPVAPPAAPSAPAAAPAAAAAPPPTLQMPAGDIPSDNPLHPIQNGN encoded by the coding sequence ATGAAACCTTCACGCACACAGGGTGCGCGCCGCGACGGGAGCGGCGGCCCATCGACACGCCTCTTGCCTGTTACCCCGTTCGATTCCCGGTGCATGCCGGCGAGCCGGATCGCGACGAAACGCGCGCTGGCGATCGCCGTGGCGGTGCTCGCGTGCGGCGGTTGCGCGCACGTGCCGAACCTCCACGACGATCCGACCAACGCGCAGGTGAAAATCGACGCGATGCACGACCGCGACGCGGAAATCAACCAGCTCCTCGACAACGCCGACCGGTTGCGCCAGGAGAGCCAGTTCGATGCCGCGGCCCGGTCCGTCTATATGGCGACCGAGCTCGATCCGGCCAGCGAGCGCGCCCGCAAGCTCGGCGCGATGATCGAGCAGGACCGCAAGCATCTGGGGATCCTGCAGGAAGCCGACCGGATGATGCAGCGCGGCTCGTATGCACAGGCGGCCGATCGCGTGCATCGCGTGCTGGTCGAGAACCCGGCCAATGCGATGGCGCAGCGGATGCAGCGGGAGCTCGACGAAAAGCGCCGGCAGCAGCATGCGGAGCGCGACGACAAGCTCGCCGCGTCGTCGATCATGCGCACGCCGGTGTCGCTGCAGTTCCGCGACGCGAACGTGCGGATGGTGTTCGAGGCGCTGTCGCGCACGTCCGGACTGAACGTGATTTTCGACCGCGACGTGCGGGCCGACCTGAAGACGACGATCTTCGTGCAGAACGCGTCGCTGCAGGATACGGTCGACATGATCCTGCTGCAGAACCAGCTCGACAAGAAGCAGATGAACGCGAACACGCTGTTCATCTACCCGGCGACACCGGCGAAGGAGCTCGAATACCAGGAGCTCAAGGTGCGCACGTTCCAGCTGTCGAACGTCGACGCGAAGCAGATCCAGTCGCTGCTGAAGAACCTGCTGAAAGTGAAGGAAGTCGTGATCGACGAGCGCGCGAACACCGTGACGATTCGCGGCACGCCGGACATGATCAAGGTCGCCGACGAGATGATCGCCGCGCAGGACCTGCCGGAGCCGGAGGTGATGCTCGAGGTCGAGGTGCTGGAAGTGTCGCACGAGCGGATGTCGCAGCTCGGCATCAACTGGCCCAACACGTTCACCGCGTCGACGCCGAGCACGGCGAACACCTGGGGCGCGCTGCACCATCTGCCGGTCAATGCGCTGAATGTCAGCGGCCTGTCCGCCACCGCGGATTTCAAGCTCACGGACACCGATGCGAACCTGCTCGCGAGCCCGCGCATCCGCGCGCGCAACAAGGAGAAGGCGCGCATCATGATCGGCGACAAGGTGCCGGTGATTTCGAGTTCGAGCACGCCGAGCACGAGCGGCCCGTCGTTCACGCAGATGATCCAGTACCTGGATGTCGGCATCAAGCTCGAAGTGGAGCCGCAGGTCTATCGCGACGGCGACGTCGGCATCAAGCTGAATCTCGAGGTCAGCAACATCACCAATACGATCCAGAGCGGCAATTCGCAGGGGCTGAGCTCGCTCGCGTACCAGATCGGCACGCGCAGCGCGTCGACGAGCCTGCGGCTTCGGGACGGCGAAACCCAGATCATGGGCGGGCTGATCTCGGACGAGGACCGCCGCAACGCGAACAAGGTGCCGGGCCTCGGCCAGCTGCCGTTGCTCGGCCGCCTGTTCTCGGATCATGAAGGCGATCACAAGAAGACCGAGATCGTGCTGCAGATCACGCCGCACATCGTCCGGCCGCAGGTCGCGGCGGACGCGGACACGCAGGAAGTGTGGTCGGGCACCGACGTCAACGTGCACGCCGACGAGCTGCGGCTCGATCCCGTCGCGCTGAACGCGGAAGCGCCCGCGGCGACGCCGGCAGCGGACGCGGCGGCGAGGCCCAAGGCGCGGCCGGTGCCCGGCAGCGTCGGCGGCGGCACGTCGGGCGCCAGCGCAGCTTCGGCATTGGGCGCGGCGGCGACCCGCGCGCTGCCGTCGCCGGAGAGCGGCGCGTTCGGGCAGATGCCGGCCGCACCGCGCACGACGCCGCCGCCGGAACCGTACGGCGGGCGTTTCTCGCGACAGCAGCCCGCGCTGCCCGCACCGGCTGCGGCGCCTGCGAAGGGCGCGGAGGCTGCGCAGGGAGCGGCGCCGGCAGGCGGCGCGCCGCAGGCGGCCGAACCGACGGGCAACGAAGCGGAGCCGGCGCCGGGCGCCACCGTGACGCCGGTGGCGCCGCCGGCCGCACCCTCGGCCCCCGCCGCGGCCCCGGCTGCTGCTGCGGCGCCGCCTCCGACGCTGCAGATGCCGGCGGGCGACATCCCGAGCGACAACCCGCTGCACCCGATCCAGAACGGGAACTGA
- a CDS encoding PelD GGDEF domain-containing protein: protein MAIDTKSTRFDAGMDAQADAPPRVPRAGLRARFLRRASTARFASLLPRDHAASYVALETLVLSVVVFALCRVLSPADPLLIGKAFPWLWLLPLFVALRYGTVAGLGGGVLLAAAWGVFYARLPLADVFPRDFFVGGFITMLVAGQFSDTWATRLSQARVSNTYLSERLSVLTNNQYLLRLSHDQLEQDLLVRPSTLRDALARLRGMMLRDDAGPDAALPGAQRFLETAAQACQIEAAQIHALQDGVLAAAPVAVTGAPFDLDADDPLVVAALDELALAHLQSLDARDRAHTRYVACAPLIGAGEEVVGVLVVSELPFLALTADNLQLMFVMGSYYANGVHHAAVTRDVLHAFPDCPYDFALEYARLADLQRTSGIASFAVRLLFDASLQAQAIFDHIERTNLDFHVQWIVRVGGKRALVFLMPLCDEVAVDAQLQRIEADVRNRFGIGFADARVAARWMPLAGAPSDDALRQLLADRDDVA from the coding sequence ATGGCCATCGACACCAAATCGACACGATTCGACGCGGGCATGGACGCGCAGGCCGACGCGCCGCCGCGCGTGCCGCGTGCCGGCCTGCGCGCGCGCTTCCTGCGGCGCGCGTCGACCGCGCGTTTCGCGTCGTTGCTGCCCCGTGACCACGCGGCGTCGTATGTCGCGCTCGAAACGCTCGTGCTGTCCGTCGTCGTCTTCGCGCTGTGCCGCGTGCTGTCCCCTGCCGATCCGCTGCTGATCGGCAAGGCGTTCCCGTGGCTGTGGCTGCTGCCGCTGTTCGTCGCGCTGCGCTACGGAACCGTCGCCGGCCTCGGCGGCGGCGTGCTGCTGGCCGCCGCGTGGGGGGTGTTCTATGCGCGCCTGCCGCTCGCCGACGTGTTTCCGCGCGACTTCTTCGTCGGCGGCTTCATCACGATGCTGGTCGCCGGCCAGTTCAGCGACACGTGGGCCACCCGGCTGTCGCAGGCACGCGTGTCGAACACCTACCTGAGCGAACGCCTGTCCGTGCTGACGAACAACCAGTACCTGCTGCGGCTGTCGCACGACCAGCTCGAACAGGACCTGCTCGTTCGGCCGTCGACGCTGCGCGACGCGCTCGCACGGCTGCGCGGGATGATGCTGCGCGACGACGCCGGCCCGGACGCTGCGCTGCCCGGCGCGCAGCGCTTTCTCGAAACCGCCGCGCAGGCGTGCCAGATCGAGGCCGCGCAGATCCACGCGCTGCAAGACGGCGTGCTGGCCGCCGCGCCCGTCGCCGTGACCGGCGCGCCGTTCGATCTCGACGCCGACGATCCGCTCGTCGTCGCCGCGCTCGACGAGCTCGCGCTCGCGCATCTGCAGTCGCTCGACGCGCGCGACCGAGCGCACACCCGCTACGTCGCATGCGCACCGCTGATCGGCGCCGGCGAGGAAGTCGTCGGCGTGCTCGTCGTGTCGGAGCTGCCGTTCCTCGCGCTGACCGCCGACAACCTGCAGCTGATGTTCGTGATGGGCAGCTACTACGCGAACGGCGTGCACCACGCGGCCGTCACGCGCGACGTGCTGCACGCGTTCCCGGATTGCCCGTACGACTTCGCGCTCGAATATGCGCGGCTCGCCGACCTGCAGCGCACGAGCGGCATCGCGTCGTTCGCGGTGCGGCTGCTGTTCGACGCGAGCCTCCAGGCGCAGGCGATCTTCGATCACATCGAGCGGACCAATCTCGACTTTCACGTGCAGTGGATCGTGCGCGTCGGCGGCAAGCGCGCGCTGGTGTTCCTGATGCCGTTGTGCGACGAGGTCGCCGTCGACGCGCAGCTGCAACGAATCGAAGCCGACGTGCGCAACCGCTTCGGCATCGGCTTCGCAGACGCGCGGGTCGCCGCACGCTGGATGCCGCTCGCCGGCGCGCCGTCCGACGACGCGCTGCGCCAACTGCTGGCCGACCGCGATGATGTCGCGTGA
- a CDS encoding type II secretion system protein, with the protein MKPARMRRPRGFTLIEIVVVMAIIGLLLTLAVPRYLHSIERGKEQVRQQNIAVMRNAIDQYFGDNGQYPETLDELVAKHYLRAVPTDPVNGDDKWAVIESPDETKPGVYDVAPASGAQGEPPHAAGAAR; encoded by the coding sequence ATGAAACCCGCTCGCATGCGCAGACCGCGCGGCTTCACGCTGATCGAAATCGTGGTCGTGATGGCCATCATCGGCCTGCTCCTGACGCTGGCGGTGCCGCGCTACCTGCACAGCATCGAACGCGGGAAGGAGCAGGTCCGGCAGCAGAACATCGCGGTCATGCGCAACGCGATCGACCAGTACTTCGGCGACAACGGCCAGTATCCGGAGACGCTCGACGAACTGGTCGCGAAGCATTACCTGCGCGCGGTCCCGACCGATCCCGTGAACGGCGACGACAAATGGGCGGTGATCGAGTCGCCGGACGAGACCAAGCCGGGGGTCTACGACGTGGCGCCCGCGAGCGGCGCGCAGGGCGAGCCGCCGCACGCGGCGGGAGCGGCGCGATGA
- the pelG gene encoding exopolysaccharide Pel transporter PelG, with translation MSAIGIKLRRLARHNSLFGIMRAYAYAGLVGAGPWIWSIVGILLVGLLGASPLLPNAIVSDFQVSATYLIAASLIVTGPMQLSLTRFTSDRLFDRQLDAILPNFTGALLAVTAGAIVLGLLAAGFAFDAQSALYRALMVTGFVLLCDIWIASVFLAGLKQYSGILRAFFVGYAVTTVAAVALKRFGLEGLLYGFVLGQTLLLLLLLIRVYSGFSASHVISFDLFRRAHHYPALMLIGLLYNLGIWIDKIMFWYSPSSGQAVIGSLHASVIYDIPIFLAYLAITPGMAVFLLRVETEFARHYGAFNTAIREGGSLQQIEYAHDAMAQSLRSALFDIVKVQTLTVLVVLATGPLLLDAMGISRLYMPLLSVQVIATSLQMVFLAIMNSFIYLDRRRPALALIALFCALNGCLTAASLAAGPVFYGYGFAIALLVVVLVGMGWLDRKLDTLEYEIFMLQ, from the coding sequence ATGTCCGCCATCGGAATCAAGCTGCGCCGGCTCGCCCGGCACAATTCGCTGTTCGGCATCATGCGCGCGTATGCGTATGCCGGGCTGGTCGGCGCCGGGCCGTGGATCTGGTCGATCGTCGGCATCCTGCTCGTCGGGCTGCTCGGCGCGTCGCCGCTGTTGCCGAACGCGATCGTGTCGGATTTCCAGGTGTCCGCGACCTACCTGATCGCCGCGAGCCTGATCGTCACCGGCCCGATGCAGCTCTCGCTCACCCGCTTCACGAGCGACCGCCTGTTCGACCGGCAGCTCGACGCGATCCTGCCGAACTTCACCGGCGCGCTGCTCGCGGTCACGGCCGGCGCGATCGTGCTCGGCCTGCTCGCCGCCGGCTTCGCGTTCGACGCGCAAAGCGCGCTGTATCGCGCGCTGATGGTCACCGGCTTCGTGCTGCTGTGCGACATCTGGATCGCGAGCGTGTTCCTCGCGGGGCTCAAGCAATACAGCGGCATCCTGCGCGCGTTCTTCGTCGGCTACGCGGTGACGACGGTCGCCGCGGTCGCGCTCAAGCGCTTCGGCCTCGAAGGGCTGCTGTACGGTTTCGTGCTCGGCCAGACGCTGTTGCTGCTGTTGCTGCTGATCCGGGTCTACAGTGGCTTCTCGGCGTCGCACGTGATCTCGTTCGACCTGTTCCGGCGCGCGCACCACTATCCCGCGCTGATGCTGATCGGCTTGCTGTACAACCTCGGCATCTGGATCGACAAGATCATGTTCTGGTATTCGCCGAGCTCCGGACAGGCGGTGATCGGGTCGCTGCATGCGTCGGTCATCTACGACATCCCGATCTTCCTCGCCTATCTCGCGATCACGCCGGGCATGGCGGTGTTCCTGCTGCGCGTCGAGACCGAGTTCGCGCGGCATTACGGCGCATTCAACACCGCGATCCGCGAAGGCGGCTCGCTGCAGCAGATCGAGTACGCGCACGACGCGATGGCGCAGTCGCTGCGCAGCGCGCTGTTCGACATCGTCAAGGTGCAGACGCTGACCGTGCTGGTCGTGCTCGCGACCGGCCCGCTGCTGCTCGACGCAATGGGCATCTCGCGGCTCTACATGCCGCTGCTGTCGGTGCAGGTGATCGCGACCAGCCTGCAGATGGTGTTCCTCGCGATCATGAACAGCTTCATCTACCTCGACCGGCGGCGGCCGGCGCTCGCGCTGATCGCGCTGTTCTGCGCGCTGAACGGGTGCCTGACCGCGGCGTCGCTCGCCGCCGGCCCGGTGTTCTACGGCTACGGATTCGCGATCGCGCTGCTCGTCGTGGTGCTCGTCGGCATGGGCTGGCTGGACCGGAAGCTCGATACGCTCGAATACGAGATCTTCATGCTGCAGTAA